From the genome of Bordetella sp. H567, one region includes:
- a CDS encoding muropeptide transporter — translation MLALGFSSGLPLALTSGTLQAWATVAGVSLQDIGFLTLVGTAYTLKFLWAPLIDRYAVPVLGRRRGWMLATQLALAAGIAGMGLLSPDSALLPLALLAVIVAFFSATQDIAFDAYSTDVLQKEERGAGAAVKVLGYRIAMLVSGGLALILADGWLGWGNTYVLMGALMAVGVLATLWAPEPDRPAVAPRSLAHAVSDPLREFFSRRGAISLLTLIVLYKLGDAFAGALSTTFLLRGGGFTPTEVGTVNKVLGLAATIVGALAGGSIMARIGLYRSLMLFGVLQAVSNLGYWLVALKPGSLPLMVGAVGMENLCGGLGTAAFVALVMALCRQEFSATQYALLSAVAAVGRTYLAGPLTPVLVERMGWAWFFVVTVVIALPGLILLYLRRREIEALDKV, via the coding sequence ATGCTGGCCCTGGGTTTTTCCAGCGGCCTGCCGCTGGCGCTGACCAGCGGGACATTGCAGGCATGGGCCACCGTGGCGGGCGTATCGCTGCAGGACATCGGTTTCCTGACCCTGGTGGGCACGGCCTATACGCTCAAGTTCCTGTGGGCGCCGCTGATCGACCGTTATGCCGTTCCCGTGCTGGGGCGGCGGCGCGGCTGGATGCTGGCCACCCAGTTGGCGCTGGCGGCCGGCATCGCGGGCATGGGGCTGCTGTCGCCGGACAGCGCGCTGCTGCCCCTGGCGCTGCTGGCGGTGATCGTGGCGTTTTTTTCCGCGACGCAGGATATCGCCTTCGACGCCTACAGCACCGATGTCCTGCAAAAGGAAGAGCGCGGCGCGGGCGCGGCGGTGAAGGTGCTGGGCTACCGCATCGCCATGCTGGTGTCCGGCGGGCTGGCGCTGATCCTGGCCGACGGCTGGCTGGGCTGGGGCAATACCTATGTGCTGATGGGCGCGCTCATGGCCGTGGGCGTCCTGGCCACGCTGTGGGCACCGGAACCCGATCGCCCGGCGGTGGCGCCGCGCAGCCTGGCGCATGCCGTATCGGACCCGCTGCGGGAATTTTTTTCGCGGCGCGGCGCCATCAGCCTGCTGACCTTGATCGTGCTGTACAAACTCGGCGATGCCTTCGCGGGCGCCTTGTCCACCACCTTCCTGTTGCGCGGCGGCGGCTTCACCCCGACGGAAGTCGGCACGGTCAATAAAGTACTGGGCCTGGCGGCCACCATCGTCGGCGCGCTGGCCGGCGGCTCCATCATGGCCCGCATCGGGCTCTATCGCTCGCTGATGCTGTTCGGCGTGCTGCAGGCGGTGTCCAACCTGGGCTACTGGCTGGTGGCGCTCAAGCCCGGCAGCCTGCCCTTGATGGTGGGCGCCGTCGGCATGGAGAACCTGTGCGGCGGCCTGGGTACGGCGGCCTTCGTGGCGCTGGTCATGGCCTTGTGCCGCCAGGAATTTTCCGCGACGCAGTACGCGCTGCTGTCGGCCGTCGCGGCGGTGGGGCGTACCTATCTGGCGGGGCCCTTGACGCCCGTCCTGGTCGAAAGGATGGGTTGGGCCTGGTTCTTCGTGGTGACGGTAGTGATCGCGCTGCCTGGCCTTATCCTGCTGTACCTGCGGCGCCGCGAAATCGAGGCGCTGGATAAGGTGTAA
- the metW gene encoding methionine biosynthesis protein MetW, whose amino-acid sequence MNAPAATTELRADLARIASWITPGSRVLDLGCGDGELLAWLRDERQVRGAGVEIDDNYVIACVRRGVDVIQQNLEDGLALFDEGQFDTVVLSQTLQSMHRSEHILREMARVARYGVVSFPNFGYWPHGWSILRGRMPVTGQMPYEWYNTPNIHLCTLRDFEDLAAKLGLRILQRATFNDDREVRLLPGWRSTLAVYRFAAG is encoded by the coding sequence ATGAACGCGCCCGCGGCGACGACGGAATTGCGGGCCGATCTGGCCCGCATCGCCAGCTGGATCACGCCCGGATCGCGGGTACTGGACCTGGGCTGCGGCGACGGCGAACTGCTGGCCTGGCTGCGCGACGAACGCCAGGTCCGTGGGGCGGGCGTTGAAATCGACGACAACTACGTGATCGCCTGCGTGCGCCGGGGAGTGGACGTCATCCAGCAGAACCTGGAAGATGGCCTGGCGCTGTTCGACGAAGGCCAGTTCGATACGGTGGTGCTGTCGCAGACGCTGCAGTCCATGCATCGCAGCGAACACATCCTGCGTGAAATGGCCCGCGTGGCGCGCTACGGCGTGGTGTCCTTTCCCAACTTCGGCTACTGGCCGCATGGCTGGTCCATCCTGCGCGGACGCATGCCGGTGACGGGACAAATGCCGTACGAGTGGTACAACACGCCCAACATTCATCTGTGCACGCTGCGGGATTTCGAGGACCTGGCCGCCAAGCTGGGCCTGCGCATCCTGCAGCGGGCAACGTTCAACGACGACCGGGAGGTGCGGCTGCTGCCGGGATGGCGCAGCACCCTGGCGGTCTACCGCTTCGCCGCCGGCTAA
- the metX gene encoding homoserine O-succinyltransferase MetX, whose amino-acid sequence MTATIEQSAGAAASAQSAGSQSAGTQSPGTQSFPSPSQAGHPGAAPDIGPGTLAASPGAACAPAPGTVADANRHAAAARSVGVVAPVFLKFDQPLPLASGLSLPSYELAVETYGTLNAQRTNAVLVCHALNASHHVAGVAADDPGDIGWWDNMVGPGKPVDTDRFFVIGINNLGSCFGSTGPASINPDTGKPWGAAFPVLTVEDWVHAQARVADHFGIERFAAVMGGSLGGMQALGWATACPERVAHCVVIASTPRLSAQNIGFNEVARRAIITDPDFHGGDYYAHGTVPHRGLAVARMLGHITYLSQDDMAEKFGRTQRSPGINGEYRYGYDVEFEVESYLRYQGEKFSRYFDANTYLLITRALDYFDPSRTHGGDLARALAAARAGFLLVSFSTDWRFPPERSREIVRALLKNGRPVTYAEIDAPHGHDAFLLDDTRYHAVVRAYYDRIAHELGLPPRAIEHRGAE is encoded by the coding sequence ATGACTGCAACCATCGAGCAATCCGCCGGCGCGGCGGCTTCCGCGCAATCCGCCGGCTCTCAATCCGCCGGCACGCAATCCCCCGGCACGCAATCCTTTCCATCGCCATCCCAAGCGGGCCATCCGGGCGCGGCCCCGGACATAGGGCCTGGTACTCTCGCGGCCAGTCCCGGCGCGGCCTGCGCGCCGGCGCCCGGCACCGTTGCCGATGCAAACCGGCATGCGGCCGCCGCCCGTAGCGTCGGGGTGGTGGCCCCGGTGTTCCTGAAGTTCGATCAGCCCCTCCCGCTGGCCAGCGGCCTATCCCTGCCGTCCTACGAGCTGGCGGTGGAAACCTACGGTACGCTCAACGCCCAGCGCACCAATGCGGTGCTGGTGTGCCACGCGCTGAATGCCTCGCACCACGTCGCGGGCGTCGCGGCCGACGATCCCGGCGACATCGGCTGGTGGGACAACATGGTCGGCCCGGGCAAGCCGGTGGATACCGACCGCTTCTTCGTGATCGGCATCAACAACCTGGGGTCGTGCTTCGGGTCCACGGGACCGGCCAGCATCAATCCGGATACCGGCAAGCCCTGGGGCGCCGCGTTCCCGGTCCTGACCGTCGAAGACTGGGTGCACGCCCAGGCCAGGGTGGCGGATCACTTCGGTATCGAACGTTTCGCCGCTGTCATGGGCGGATCGCTGGGCGGGATGCAGGCCCTGGGCTGGGCTACGGCCTGCCCGGAACGCGTGGCGCACTGCGTCGTGATCGCCAGCACGCCGCGGCTGTCGGCGCAGAACATCGGCTTCAACGAGGTGGCGCGGCGGGCCATCATCACCGACCCGGACTTTCACGGCGGCGACTACTACGCGCACGGCACCGTGCCGCATCGGGGACTGGCGGTGGCGCGCATGCTCGGCCACATCACCTATCTGTCGCAGGACGACATGGCGGAAAAATTCGGCCGCACGCAGCGCTCGCCGGGCATCAACGGCGAATACCGCTACGGCTACGACGTCGAGTTCGAAGTGGAGTCGTACCTGCGCTACCAGGGCGAAAAGTTCTCCCGCTATTTCGACGCGAATACCTATCTGCTGATCACGCGCGCGCTGGATTACTTCGATCCGTCCCGCACGCACGGCGGCGACCTGGCCCGCGCGCTGGCGGCCGCGCGGGCGGGCTTCCTGCTGGTGTCCTTCAGCACGGACTGGCGCTTCCCGCCGGAACGCTCGCGCGAGATCGTGCGCGCCCTGCTGAAGAACGGCCGGCCCGTCACCTATGCGGAAATCGACGCCCCGCATGGCCACGATGCCTTCCTGCTGGACGACACGCGCTACCACGCGGTCGTCCGGGCCTATTACGATCGCATCGCGCATGAATTGGGGCTGCCGCCCCGCGCCATTGAGCACAGGGGGGCCGAATGA
- a CDS encoding helix-turn-helix domain-containing protein, whose protein sequence is MPEKKLSEREAACLQWAAAGKTSRETAMILGVSERTVNFHLQNACRKLSARNRRAAVATALTCGLLAAFRIGGSR, encoded by the coding sequence ATGCCAGAGAAGAAGTTGTCCGAACGCGAGGCCGCCTGCCTGCAGTGGGCCGCCGCCGGCAAGACCAGCCGGGAAACCGCCATGATCCTGGGCGTCAGCGAGCGAACCGTGAACTTCCATTTGCAAAATGCCTGCCGGAAACTGAGCGCCCGCAACCGGCGCGCGGCGGTCGCCACCGCCCTGACCTGCGGCTTGCTGGCCGCATTCCGCATCGGCGGCAGCCGCTGA
- the gshA gene encoding glutamate--cysteine ligase → MTDISARRLARLDANRDLLTRTLRGIEKEGLRIDAGGQLARTPHPAALGSALTNEHVTTDYSEALLELITGTQDNVAGLIGELEDIHRFVYANLDGELIWNQSMPAALPDEAHIPIAWYGTSNTGMLKHVYRRGLAHRYGKTMQCIAGVHYNFSLDDRIWSLLEQPGATDQERRSAGYISLIRNFTRYSWLLMYLFGAAPALSKDFLRGREHPLQSLDGDTLYLPHATSLRMGDLGYHNPAQSQLKPCYNDLSTFLQRLYAAVTMPWPAYEAIGTHRDGEWIQLNTNILQIENEYYSSIRPKRATGRCERPITALAERGVQYVEVRCLDIDPFEPVGIAAQTARFVDAFLLFCATTDSPYFDDAGFCSNSASNFNRVVNEGRKPGLELLREGAPIALPLWGKELLDRIVPYAELLDAAYGGQAYRQAVAAQAGKLDEPQSTPSARLLDELKRNGASFLEYTLAQSRGHAQSLLDTPLGADKAASYADKARASLAEQAAIEAGDTIDFETYVSRYHQALKPPSCAVPRA, encoded by the coding sequence GTGACCGATATCTCCGCCCGCCGCCTTGCCCGCCTGGACGCCAACCGGGATCTGCTTACCCGCACCCTGCGCGGCATAGAAAAAGAGGGCCTGCGGATCGATGCCGGCGGCCAGTTGGCGCGTACCCCGCATCCGGCCGCGCTGGGTTCGGCGCTGACCAACGAGCACGTCACCACCGACTATTCCGAGGCCTTGCTGGAGTTGATCACCGGCACGCAGGACAACGTCGCCGGGCTGATCGGCGAACTGGAAGACATCCATCGCTTCGTCTATGCCAACCTGGACGGCGAACTCATCTGGAACCAGTCCATGCCCGCCGCGCTGCCGGACGAGGCCCACATTCCCATTGCCTGGTACGGTACGTCCAATACCGGCATGCTCAAGCACGTCTACCGGCGCGGCCTGGCCCACCGCTACGGCAAGACCATGCAGTGCATCGCCGGCGTGCACTACAACTTTTCGCTGGACGATCGCATCTGGAGCCTGCTGGAACAGCCTGGCGCCACCGACCAGGAGCGCCGCTCCGCCGGCTACATCAGCCTGATCCGCAATTTCACGCGCTATTCCTGGCTGCTGATGTACCTGTTCGGCGCCGCGCCGGCCCTGTCCAAGGACTTCCTGCGCGGCCGCGAACATCCCCTGCAATCGCTGGACGGCGACACGCTGTACCTGCCGCACGCCACCAGCCTGCGCATGGGAGACCTGGGCTACCACAACCCGGCGCAGTCGCAGCTCAAGCCCTGCTACAACGATCTATCCACCTTCCTGCAGCGGCTATACGCCGCCGTCACCATGCCATGGCCAGCGTACGAGGCCATCGGCACGCATCGCGACGGCGAATGGATCCAGCTGAACACCAACATCCTGCAGATCGAAAACGAGTACTACTCGAGCATCCGCCCGAAACGCGCCACCGGACGCTGCGAACGGCCGATCACCGCGCTGGCCGAACGCGGCGTGCAATACGTCGAAGTGCGCTGCCTGGACATCGATCCCTTCGAACCGGTGGGCATCGCGGCCCAGACCGCGCGTTTCGTTGATGCCTTCCTGCTGTTCTGCGCAACCACCGACAGCCCCTACTTCGACGATGCCGGGTTCTGTAGCAACAGCGCCAGCAACTTCAACCGCGTGGTCAACGAAGGCCGCAAGCCGGGCCTGGAGCTGCTGCGCGAGGGCGCGCCCATCGCGCTGCCGCTGTGGGGCAAGGAACTGCTGGACCGCATCGTCCCCTATGCCGAGCTGCTGGACGCGGCCTACGGCGGACAGGCATACCGGCAGGCCGTTGCCGCGCAAGCGGGCAAGCTGGACGAACCGCAATCCACGCCCTCGGCGCGGCTGCTGGACGAACTGAAGCGCAACGGCGCCAGCTTCCTGGAATACACGCTGGCACAAAGCCGCGGCCACGCGCAGTCCCTGCTGGACACGCCCTTGGGCGCGGACAAGGCGGCCTCGTACGCGGACAAGGCCCGTGCATCGCTGGCGGAACAGGCGGCCATCGAGGCTGGCGATACGATCGATTTCGAGACCTATGTGTCACGCTACCACCAGGCGCTGAAGCCGCCCTCCTGTGCCGTTCCGCGCGCATGA
- a CDS encoding lipocalin family protein has translation MHLRACIAYVCVAGLGAAIPVRAAQPADPLPVSSVDLRSYLGKWYEIARLPRFYQRYCVGDSIALYSIRDEHTINVENSCRTKDGDIRTAHGTARPVPGSNNAKLEVTFLPPFTGDYWILGLAPDYSWSVVGSPGRKSLWILSRTPRLSPADLDQARSIARTQGYPVDKLIYTPQSDAKSGAQ, from the coding sequence ATGCATCTTCGGGCCTGCATCGCGTACGTGTGCGTGGCCGGCCTGGGCGCCGCGATACCGGTGCGGGCCGCCCAGCCCGCCGACCCCTTGCCGGTTTCCTCCGTGGACCTGCGCAGCTATCTGGGCAAATGGTACGAAATCGCCCGGCTGCCCCGCTTCTACCAGCGTTATTGCGTCGGCGACAGCATCGCCCTGTATTCCATCCGGGACGAGCATACGATCAACGTCGAAAACAGCTGCCGCACCAAGGACGGCGATATTCGCACGGCGCATGGCACGGCGCGGCCCGTACCCGGCAGCAATAACGCCAAGCTGGAAGTCACCTTCCTGCCGCCCTTCACCGGGGATTACTGGATCCTGGGGCTGGCACCGGATTACAGCTGGTCCGTGGTCGGCTCGCCCGGTCGCAAGTCGCTCTGGATACTCTCGCGCACGCCGCGGCTGTCGCCCGCCGATCTGGACCAGGCCAGATCGATCGCGCGGACCCAAGGCTATCCGGTCGACAAGCTCATCTATACGCCGCAGAGCGACGCCAAATCAGGCGCTCAATAG
- a CDS encoding TRAP transporter substrate-binding protein, producing MQRQTRSRRKFLSGATAAAGVAALGFPAIAPAQAPITFRFQSTWPSKDIFHEFAQDYARKVNEMAGGQLRIEVLPAGAVVKAFDLLDAVSAGTLDGGHGVVAYWYGKNTAVALWGSGPAFGMDANMLLAWHEYGGGKDLLEEIQKAMGVNVVSLMYGPMPTQPFGWFKKPITRVEEMKGIKFRTVGLAIDMYTAMGAAVNALPGGEIVPALDRGLLDGAEFNNASSDLALGFADVSKVCMLQSFHQSAEQFEILFNKDKYNTLPDHLKHLLRYAAQASSADMSWKAANRYSQDYLVLQNERKVKFYKTPDAILQQQLKIWDEMIERRSAENPLFKKVLDSQRAFAQRAGKWQGDTQVNFRMAYNHYFAAPSKA from the coding sequence ATGCAACGCCAGACTCGTTCACGCCGCAAATTTCTATCGGGGGCCACGGCGGCGGCGGGCGTCGCCGCCCTGGGATTTCCCGCGATCGCCCCCGCGCAAGCGCCGATCACCTTCCGCTTCCAGAGTACCTGGCCGTCCAAGGACATCTTTCACGAATTCGCCCAGGACTACGCCCGCAAGGTCAACGAAATGGCGGGCGGCCAGTTGCGCATCGAAGTCCTGCCGGCCGGGGCGGTCGTCAAGGCCTTCGACCTGCTGGACGCGGTATCCGCCGGGACGCTGGATGGTGGCCATGGTGTGGTCGCCTATTGGTACGGAAAGAACACCGCCGTCGCGCTGTGGGGATCGGGCCCGGCCTTCGGCATGGACGCCAACATGCTGCTCGCCTGGCATGAATACGGCGGCGGCAAGGACCTGCTGGAGGAAATCCAGAAGGCCATGGGCGTGAACGTGGTGTCGCTGATGTACGGGCCGATGCCGACGCAGCCCTTCGGCTGGTTCAAGAAGCCAATAACCCGGGTGGAGGAAATGAAAGGGATCAAGTTCCGCACTGTCGGGCTGGCCATCGACATGTACACGGCCATGGGCGCGGCGGTGAACGCCCTGCCCGGCGGCGAAATCGTCCCGGCGCTCGATCGCGGGCTGCTGGACGGCGCCGAGTTCAACAACGCATCGTCCGACCTGGCGTTGGGCTTTGCCGACGTTTCCAAGGTGTGCATGCTGCAAAGCTTCCACCAGAGCGCCGAGCAGTTCGAGATCCTGTTCAACAAGGACAAGTACAACACCCTGCCCGATCACCTGAAGCATCTGCTGCGCTACGCGGCGCAGGCGTCCAGCGCCGACATGTCGTGGAAAGCCGCGAACCGCTATTCCCAGGACTATCTGGTTCTGCAGAACGAGCGCAAGGTCAAGTTCTACAAAACACCGGACGCGATCCTGCAGCAGCAGCTGAAGATCTGGGATGAGATGATCGAGCGGCGCTCCGCGGAAAACCCCTTGTTCAAGAAGGTGCTGGATTCGCAAAGGGCCTTTGCCCAGCGCGCCGGCAAATGGCAGGGCGATACGCAGGTGAATTTCCGCATGGCCTACAACCACTACTTCGCAGCGCCCTCCAAGGCGTGA
- a CDS encoding TRAP transporter small permease subunit has protein sequence MMAFIRFVDRLSTAVGKAFAWLIVALTVHVCWEVMARYLFHRPSAWAFDMQVMYYGVMFMMSGAYTLAKNGHVRGDILYGFLRPRVQAGLDLALYIVFFVPGVTALVWAGWYYAGESIAIREHSSLMANGPPIYPFKVFIPIAGAFLLLQGIAEICRCVLCLRHGAWPRRADDVEEVDVDKLKEMVQVKDEDIAELDRYATGQGNRS, from the coding sequence ATGATGGCCTTCATCCGTTTCGTCGACCGGCTGTCGACCGCCGTGGGAAAGGCGTTTGCCTGGCTCATCGTGGCGCTGACCGTGCACGTCTGCTGGGAAGTAATGGCGCGCTACCTGTTCCATCGTCCCAGCGCGTGGGCCTTCGATATGCAGGTGATGTACTACGGCGTCATGTTCATGATGTCGGGCGCCTACACGCTGGCGAAGAACGGCCATGTGCGCGGGGACATCCTCTACGGCTTTCTGCGCCCGCGCGTTCAGGCGGGACTGGACCTGGCACTGTACATCGTGTTCTTCGTGCCGGGCGTCACCGCGCTGGTGTGGGCTGGCTGGTACTACGCAGGCGAATCCATCGCTATCCGCGAGCATTCGTCGCTGATGGCCAATGGCCCGCCGATCTACCCCTTCAAGGTCTTCATCCCCATCGCCGGCGCCTTCCTGCTGCTGCAAGGCATCGCGGAGATCTGCCGCTGCGTGCTGTGCCTGCGCCACGGCGCCTGGCCGCGCCGCGCCGACGATGTCGAGGAAGTCGACGTCGACAAGCTGAAGGAAATGGTGCAGGTCAAGGACGAAGACATCGCCGAACTGGACCGCTACGCCACCGGGCAGGGAAACCGCTCATGA
- a CDS encoding TRAP transporter large permease, translating into MKTNRALWFGYSCIGIIVAMIAFLTPWGSLTSAHIGLLMLALIVVAIMLGFPTAFTLMGMGVLFTFFSYSMQGDGFTLRAVKQTLDLMVQRAYATMTNESLISIPLFVFMGYLVERANLIEKLFRSMHLALARLPGALAVATLVTCAIFATATGIVGAVVTLMGLLAMPAMLKAGYSVRLTAGSITAGGCLGILIPPSVMLIVYGATTGVSVVQLYAGALFPGIMLAGLYIVYVILVSALKPALAPPLPVDERRIPLPEDAARVARAQPGNAMAGLLTALFQPRAGSAAASRLFLWTHLAVALAPLALFAIVMGTVHQMVTTPAAIYDIPEELRLGSAEGTTDAGSLAEPGGLAEPPGAGGLAEPPVALADPSATLAEPPVASAQSPTADGLAEPPAVGKPDQGAGAAHAAPPGRAPAQTAGAPSGDAERLAAPGGYWIGFAICAAIVAGFYLTLNWQRLLLFRLLMESFFPLAIMIAAVLGSITFGLATPSEAAAMGALGGALLALAYRRLNMPMLKESVYLTAKTTAMVCWLFVGSSIFSAAFALLGGQAIVESWVLSLGLGKLQFLLLAQVIIFLLGWPLEWTEIIVIFMPIFVPLLTAFDIDPLFFGLLVALNLQTAFLSPPVAMSAFYLKGVAPRHVTLNQIFLGMMPFMGIQILAILLLYAFPGIGLWLPKLLYD; encoded by the coding sequence ATGAAGACCAACAGGGCGCTCTGGTTCGGCTATTCCTGCATCGGCATCATCGTGGCGATGATCGCCTTCCTGACGCCATGGGGCAGCCTGACGTCGGCGCATATCGGCCTGCTGATGCTGGCCCTGATCGTCGTCGCGATCATGCTGGGGTTTCCCACGGCGTTCACGCTGATGGGCATGGGCGTGCTGTTCACGTTCTTTTCCTACTCCATGCAAGGCGACGGCTTCACGCTGCGCGCGGTAAAGCAGACGCTGGATCTGATGGTGCAGCGGGCCTATGCCACCATGACCAACGAGTCGCTGATTTCCATTCCGCTGTTCGTGTTCATGGGTTACCTGGTCGAGCGGGCCAACCTGATCGAAAAGCTGTTCCGCTCCATGCACCTGGCGCTGGCCCGCCTGCCCGGTGCGCTGGCGGTGGCCACGCTGGTCACCTGCGCGATCTTCGCCACGGCGACCGGGATCGTCGGCGCGGTGGTGACCCTGATGGGGCTGCTGGCGATGCCGGCCATGCTGAAGGCCGGATACAGCGTCAGGCTGACGGCCGGTTCCATCACCGCCGGCGGCTGCCTGGGCATCCTGATCCCACCCTCCGTGATGTTGATCGTCTACGGCGCGACCACGGGCGTGTCGGTGGTGCAGCTGTACGCGGGCGCCCTCTTTCCCGGCATCATGCTAGCGGGGCTTTATATCGTGTACGTGATCCTGGTGTCCGCGCTTAAGCCCGCCCTGGCGCCCCCGCTGCCCGTCGACGAACGTCGCATTCCCCTGCCGGAGGACGCCGCGCGGGTAGCGCGGGCGCAGCCCGGCAATGCGATGGCCGGCTTGCTGACCGCGCTGTTCCAGCCGCGCGCGGGATCGGCCGCCGCCTCGCGGCTTTTCCTGTGGACCCATCTGGCGGTGGCCTTGGCCCCGCTGGCGCTGTTCGCGATCGTCATGGGCACCGTGCACCAGATGGTAACGACACCCGCGGCCATCTATGACATCCCGGAGGAACTGCGGCTGGGATCGGCCGAAGGGACGACCGATGCAGGCAGCCTGGCCGAGCCCGGCGGGTTGGCGGAACCGCCCGGCGCGGGTGGCTTGGCAGAACCTCCCGTGGCATTGGCCGACCCTTCCGCAACATTGGCCGAGCCGCCAGTCGCATCAGCACAGTCACCAACGGCGGATGGACTTGCTGAACCGCCGGCGGTGGGCAAACCGGACCAGGGTGCGGGTGCCGCCCATGCCGCACCGCCTGGCCGCGCCCCGGCGCAGACGGCCGGCGCGCCATCCGGCGATGCCGAGCGCCTGGCGGCACCTGGGGGCTATTGGATCGGATTCGCCATATGCGCCGCGATCGTCGCCGGCTTTTATCTGACGTTGAACTGGCAGCGCCTGCTGCTCTTCCGCCTGCTGATGGAATCGTTCTTCCCCCTGGCCATCATGATCGCCGCGGTGCTGGGCTCGATCACCTTCGGCCTGGCCACGCCCAGCGAAGCCGCCGCGATGGGCGCGCTGGGCGGCGCCCTGCTTGCCCTGGCCTATCGTCGGCTGAACATGCCGATGCTGAAGGAATCGGTCTACCTGACCGCCAAAACCACCGCCATGGTGTGCTGGCTGTTCGTCGGCTCGTCGATATTCTCGGCCGCCTTCGCCCTGCTGGGCGGCCAGGCCATCGTCGAGTCCTGGGTGCTGTCGCTGGGCCTGGGCAAGCTGCAATTCCTGCTCCTGGCGCAGGTCATTATTTTCCTGCTGGGCTGGCCGCTGGAATGGACGGAGATCATCGTGATCTTCATGCCCATCTTCGTTCCGCTGCTGACGGCGTTCGACATCGACCCCCTGTTCTTCGGCCTGCTGGTCGCGCTGAACCTGCAGACCGCCTTCCTGTCGCCGCCGGTCGCGATGTCGGCCTTCTACCTGAAGGGCGTGGCGCCACGGCACGTCACCCTGAACCAGATATTCCTTGGCATGATGCCGTTCATGGGCATACAGATCCTTGCCATCCTGTTGCTGTACGCCTTCCCGGGCATCGGCCTGTGGCTGCCCAAACTGCTGTACGACTGA